In a single window of the Zea mays cultivar B73 chromosome 5, Zm-B73-REFERENCE-NAM-5.0, whole genome shotgun sequence genome:
- the LOC118472097 gene encoding uncharacterized protein, which produces MASPSPTEFSREAARQSLIAISQTIPETPSPETVKAPISIAENGKLGDGADKFRSKLMSITDLSSDAQPAQCPPEDIAA; this is translated from the coding sequence ATGGCCTCACCTTCACCAACCGAGTTCAGTAGGGAAGCAGCTCGTCAGTCTCTCATCGCAATCTCCCAGACCATTCCGGAGACACCTTCACCCGAGACTGTGAAGGCACCGATCTCCATTGCAGAAAACGGGAAGCTGGGCGATGGGGCGGATAAGTTCAGATCAAAGCTGATGTCCATCACAGACCTGTCTTCTGATGCCCAACCTGCGCAGTGCCCTCCCGAGGATATTGCTGCTTGA